The genomic DNA CAAAACTCTTCCGATTGGGAGTATTCTGTACTCCTCTTGCCACTAACGGCACTGTTTGATATAGTCCTCTACCATCATTATCATTATATGTAAATCTAGCTTTATACTCTTTAGTGGGAGGTCTATAAACCTGATTCCAAGTCATACTATCTTTATCTTTGGCATACCAAAGAATACTATTATGTTGTTTACCTAAACCTTTAGTTTGAGACTTGGAACTATTTGTAGCCTTCCATACTATTCTATTAATAAAGTTATCAGGTTTAAATATCTCATCCAACATTACTCTAAGGTAACTATCCATTCGCCAATCAAGATGAAGAAATATACTTCCTTTTTCACTTAAAAGTTCCTTCATAATCTGCAATCGTTCATACATAAACTGCAAATACTCTTCTAGCTTCCACTTATCATTATATTGTTTCTCTTCAACAAAAGTATAACCAATATCTAAATCAGTATTTTTTAATTTTATAGATTTATTATAATCTCTATTACTGCTAAAAGGAGGATCAATGTAAATTAAATCTATACTCTTTTGATAACCATTCAATAAATAAGCTAAAACCTGTCTGTTATCCCCTAAAAACAATTTATTCTGTCCATCTGCTTTTAAATCTCCATAGACCTCTTTTACTCGCGCTGAACAAGAATTGATATTATTTATTCTTTCTTTACCTGGCCAATCTAGGATAGGGAATCCCTCCTTCTATCATTAATTTAAGCTATGAAAAAACAGCCTAATTATTAGGCTGTTGAATTTACACTATTTACTTCTGTACTACCGGTCATCTGCTTAACATTAGACACAATAGGGTATAATATATATAAGAAAATTGTATTCATTACTGCAGTTGGTAAAACTATTGACAGAAAAAGCGCTTTAAAAGGTCCCGGTAAACCAACAATTAGTAAAGCACTTCCTAAAAATAAAGTTCCACTAATAATCGTACCTACCATTGCTATAATGCCTGCTTGTAATTTACTATTTAAATTCATACTTTTCATTAAAAGGATTATTCCTAAAATTAACATAGCAGTTAAGGGCTTATCAATTAAATTAGGTAGTTGCCCACCAGGAAAAGTAGTAGTAAAAGCTGAAATGATTCCTGCCACTATTCCTGAAATTAACGTCAATTTAAAATCCCTATAAAGCATAACCACTACAAATAACATAACTAAACTTAAAT from Selenihalanaerobacter shriftii includes the following:
- a CDS encoding tryptophan transporter; this translates as MKMRRFVEAGLMLAIGFVLHSIMPPIILGMRPDLSLVMLFVVVMLYRDFKLTLISGIVAGIISAFTTTFPGGQLPNLIDKPLTAMLILGIILLMKSMNLNSKLQAGIIAMVGTIISGTLFLGSALLIVGLPGPFKALFLSIVLPTAVMNTIFLYILYPIVSNVKQMTGSTEVNSVNSTA